A window from Electrophorus electricus isolate fEleEle1 chromosome 7, fEleEle1.pri, whole genome shotgun sequence encodes these proteins:
- the klhl24a gene encoding kelch-like protein 24a gives MVLILGRRTTREESTGTGNPPAVKRKVFEMQPKNGGDVLDISAAASHGETLLQVLDEFRASQTFTDVVVSVQGREFPCHRAVLSACSVYFRAMFCNDHRESRATLVEINGIQAGAMETFLQYVYSGRACITTHNVQYLFEASSLFQIATLRDACASFLEEQMDPCNCLGLQRFADTHSLKQLAARCRAYALHNFPEVAQHEEFLDLQQEELEEHIANDELCVPREEVVFEAVMRWVYHSVEHRRAQLRDLLRHVRLPLLHPNYFIQKVEGDQLIQNAPECYQLLHEARRYHVLGNEMMSPRTRPRRSTGFSEVIVVVGGCERVGTFSLPYTECYDPFTGEWRSLAKHPEFTKSEYAVCALRNDLLVSGGRINSSYVWMYNSQLNLWIRVASLSKGRWRHKMCVLLGKAYAVGGYDGQSCLSSVEVYDSFSNRWAEVAPLTVAVSSPAVAGCTGRLLVMGGEPDEHSCSDKVQCYDPEMNSWLLRANLPVAKRNITAVSLNNLVYVCGGLTKCIYCYDPAKDFWMAVVNTFSRQECCGMSVCNGKIFVLGGRGENGESTDSILCYDPSSSIITSVAAMPRPISHHGCITIHRYTEKLHRT, from the exons ATGGTCCTGATTCTGGGTCGCCGCACGACCCGTGAGGAATCGACTGGCACCGGCAACCCACCTGCCGTCAAGCGCAAGGTGTTCGAGATGCAGCCCAAGAACGGCGGAGATGTGTTGGACATCTCGGCGGCAGCATCGCACGGGGAGACACTGTTGCAGGTGCTGGACGAGTTCCGCGCCAGCCAGACGTTCACGGACGTGGTGGTCAGCGTGCAGGGCCGCGAGTTCCCCTGCCATCGCGCCGTTCTGTCCGCCTGCAGCGTGTACTTCCGCGCCATGTTCTGCAACGACCACCGCGAGAGCCGCGCCACGCTGGTGGAGATCAACGGCATCCAGGCCGGTGCCATGGAAACCTTCCTGCAGTACGTGTACAGCGGCCGGGCCTGCATCACCACGCACAACGTGCAGTACCTGTTCGAGGCGTCCAGCCTGTTCCAGATCGCCACGCTGCGCGATGCGTGCGCCTCCTTCCTGGAGGAGCAGATGGACCCCTGCAACTGCCTCGGCCTGCAGCGCTTCGCTGACACCCACTCGCTCAAGCAGCTGGCCGCCCGTTGCCGGGCCTACGCCCTGCACAACTTCCCCGAGGTGGCCCAGCATGAGGAGTTCCTGGACCTGCAgcaggaggagttggaggagcACATAGCCAACGACGAGCTGTGCGTGCCCAGGGAGGAGGTGGTGTTCGAGGCCGTCATGCGCTGGGTGTACCACAGCGTGGAGCACCGTCGCGCTCAGCTCAGAGACCTGCTCCGGCACGTCAGGCTCCCATTACTACACCCCAACTACTTCATACAGAAG GTAGAGGGTGACCAGCTGATCCAGAATGCTCCGGAATGTTACCAGCTCCTGCACGAGGCCCGCCGCTACCATGTGCTCGGCAACGAGATGATGTCACCACGGACCAGGCCTCGCAG GTCCACGGGCTTCTCCGAGGTGATCGTGGTGGTTGGAGGTTGTGAGCGTGTCGGGACGTTCAGCCTGCCATACACGGAGTGTTACGACCCGTTCACGGGCGAGTGGAGGTCCCTGGCCAAACACCCTGAGTTCACCAAGTCAGAGTACGCTGTGTGTGCACTGCGAAACGACCTCCTCGTCTCGG gtgGGCGTATCAACAGTAGCTACGTCTGGATGTACAACTCTCAGCTGAACCTGTGGATCCGGGTGGCTTCACTAAGTAAAGGCCGCTGGAGACACAAGATGTGTGTCCTGCTTGGAAAG gcGTACGCAGTAGGTGGATACGACGGCCAGTCTTGCCTCAGTAGTGTGGAGGTGTATGACTCCTTCTCCAACCGCTGGGCGGAGGTGGCCCCCCTGACGGTGGCGGTGAGCTCCCCGGCTGTGGCGGGTTGTACAGGGAGACTCCTCGTTATGGGAGGAGAACCAGACGAACACAGCTGCTCCGATAAG GTTCAGTGTTATGATCCAGAGATGAACAGCTGGTTGCTACGGGCAAACCTCCCTGTTGCTAAACGCAATATCACAGCTGTGTCCCTGAACAACTTGGTGTACGTCTGTGGAGGCCTGACCAAGTGCATCTACTGCTATGACCCAGCTAAGGACTTCTGGATGGCTGTGGTCAACACCTTCAGCAGACAG gagTGCTGTGGTATGTCCGTGTGTAACGGGAAGATCTTTGTCCTGGGAGGACGGGGAGAGAATGGTGAGTCCACTGACAGCATCCTGTGTTATGACCCCTCGTCCAGCATCATCACCAGCGTGGCTGCGATGCCCCGCCCCATATCACACCACGGCTGCATCACCATACACCGCTACACTGAGAAACTACACCGCACCTGA
- the LOC113592170 gene encoding probable G-protein coupled receptor 148 has translation MESSVKERLGFFETPEDLVLSLLCTFGDWYNSSGQAERLERQVGAANFTRTAVELFVQEWRVFLPPRHTRALQICPILGFVAVFVTTPTILAHILSRVRLRQQTRYLLLANVLLSDLLFVALYMLSTCLNTAAVLMSAWTCAAVLFLMGALYCTGLFSATAIVLDTSLAVLAPLRYATLWPLATTYRVISAIWAVSVSVPAASVSVFLWYHVSGPCRRHICSLPVVLVLTVSHSRPLQVCMLLTVTTMLLSLLLVLSGYVALCCQTRRAGVWRRGQSSRARGTFLIHYLYLFLSMCPMMLLAIELLTYCYSKGVNPRTSLWVSLVLCNVLLVLPKSLAPYLYGLRYRDLRGALRDCFGLRRTRAVTPVT, from the coding sequence ATGGAGTCCTCGGTGAAGGAGAGGCTGGGTTTCTTCGAGACGCCAGAGGACCTGGTGCTATCTCTGCTGTGTACGTTCGGAGACTGGTACAACAGCTCGGGGCAGGCGGAGCGTCTGGAACGACAGGTCGGCGCGGCCAACTTTACCCGCACGGCCGTGGAGCTGTTTGTTCAGGAGTGGCGTGTGTTTCTCCCTCCTCGCCACACGAGGGCGCTGCAGATCTGCCCCATCCTGGGCTTCGTGGCCGTGTTCGTGACCACGCCCACCATTCTGGCTCATATTCTGTCCAGAGTCCGCTTGCGACAGCAGACGCGTTACCTTCTCCTAGCCAACGTGTTGCTTAGCGACCTGCTCTTTGTGGCTCTCTACATGCTGAGCACGTGCTTAAACACCGCCGCTGTGCTGATGTCAGCCTGGACCTGCGCTGCCGTCCTCTTCCTGATGGGGGCGCTGTACTGCACGGGTCTTTTCAGTGCCACCGCTATAGTCCTGGACACGTCCTTGGCCGTACTAGCCCCGCTGCGCTACGCTACGCTCTGGCCGCTCGCTACCACCTACAGAGTGATCTCTGCCATCTGGGCCGTGTCGGTCTCCGTACCCGCCGCATCCGTGAGCGTCTTCCTGTGGTACCACGTCTCTGGCCCTTGCAGACGGCACATCTGCTCCCTGCCCGTGGTTCTGGTGCTGACGGTGAGCCACTCCCGGCCCCTGCAGGTCTGCATGCTTCTCACCGTGACGACCATGCTGCTCTCTCTACTGCTGGTGTTGTCTGGATACGTTGCCCTGTGCTGTCAGACGCGCAGGGCAGGCGTGTGGAGGCGAGGACAGTCCTCCCGCGCCAGAGGGACTTTCCTCATCCACTACCTCTACCTCTTCCTGTCCATGTGTCCCATGATGCTCCTGGCCATTGAGCTGCTGACGTACTGCTACAGCAAGGGCGTGAATCCCAGAACCAGCCTCTGGGTCTCGCTGGTGCTCTGTAATGTCCTGCTGGTCCTGCCCAAGAGCTTGGCGCCGTACCTGTATGGGCTCAGATACAGGGACCTGCGTGGAGCGCTTCGGGACTGCTTCGGCCTGAGGAGGACGAGGGCCGTCACGCCTGTCACGTGA
- the LOC113592168 gene encoding probable G-protein coupled receptor 148, with amino-acid sequence MNCSSTNISTALERTRHEGLNFLIIPAALLTGVTLLLDLLLLVCILGHRHLCKETRYLLLANVFLSDTLFLSSNFANIACNMLQVKVSHMFCELIMVSKVTTCCSTILTLTLMVVDTYLAVRCPLRYTQALRPRHAMGAVAAVWLVAAFLPFALLLLTPAILLSGPPVLKDCVVLVILDCLQNQMHINLHVYFTVMVFLCTALICYCYMRLYLVTRSSGIWRSRYSRARTTLLLHALVLTVYFTPCFVFTAQLGLQDTMEAELAVWLDTVNVTVLLVMSRASAPCLYGLRYREIYRTVWMTVGRRHPSHIS; translated from the coding sequence ATGAACTGTTCTTCGACAAACATCTCCACGGCCTTAGAGAGAACTCGGCATGAGGGACTGAACTTCCTCATCATCCCTGCCGCGCTCCTCACCGGCGTCACGCTGTTGTTGGACCTCCTGCTCCTGGTCTGCATCCTCGGACATCGCCACCTCTGTAAGGAAACACGCTACCTTCTCCTGGCCAACGTCTTCCTCTCTGACACCCTCTTCCTCAGCTCCAACTTTGCCAACATCGCCTGCAACATGCTCCAGGTCAAGGTGTCCCACATGTTCTGCGAGCTCATCATGGTCTCCAAGGTGACGACGTGCTGCTCCACCATACTGACGCTGACGCTGATGGTCGTGGACACGTACTTGGCCGTCCGCTGTCCCCTGCGCTACACACAGGCTCTCCGGCCGCGTCACGCGATGGGCGCGGTGGCCGCCGTGTGGTTGGTGGCTGCCTTCCTCCCCTTCGCTCTCCTCCTGCTCACGCCGGCCATCCTGCTCTCTGGACCGCCTGTTCTGAAGGACTGTGTGGTGCTGGTGATTCTTGACTGCCTCCAGAACCAAATGCACATCAACCTGCATGTCTACTTCACCGTGATGGTGTTTCTCTGCACCGCGCTGATCTGCTATTGCTACATGAGGCTCTACCTGGTCACCAGGAGCTCTGGGATATGGCGCAGCCGCTACTCACGTGCGCGCACCACTCTGCTCCTGCATGCCCTCGTGCTTACGGTCTATTTCACACcgtgttttgttttcacagcaCAGCTGGGGTTGCAGGACACGATGGAGGCGGAGCTAGCGGTGTGGCTCGACACTGTGAACGTGACGGTGCTCTTGGTGATGTCGCGTGCTAGCGCCCCCTGTTTATACGGCCTGCGCTACCGCGAGATCTATCGCACAGTGTGGATGACTGTTGGGAGGAGACACCCCAGTCACATCTCATAA